Proteins encoded in a region of the Streptomyces sp. NBC_01471 genome:
- a CDS encoding DUF397 domain-containing protein, translating into MTTDSLRWFKSSYSNNGGNCIEVAANLIASHGVVPVRDSKNPSGPVLDVTAGVFASFVTGVKGGEFGAV; encoded by the coding sequence GTGACAACCGATTCGCTCCGCTGGTTCAAGTCCTCGTACAGCAACAACGGCGGTAACTGCATCGAGGTCGCCGCCAACCTCATTGCATCGCACGGCGTGGTCCCCGTCCGTGACTCCAAGAACCCGAGTGGCCCGGTTCTGGACGTCACTGCCGGTGTGTTCGCTTCCTTCGTGACGGGTGTCAAGGGCGGAGAGTTCGGCGCCGTCTGA
- a CDS encoding DUF397 domain-containing protein yields the protein MTTESPRWFTSSYSNNGGDCIEVATNLVASRGVVPVRDSKNPSGPVLDVTAGVFASFVAGVKGGELGAV from the coding sequence ATGACGACCGAATCCCCCCGTTGGTTCACGTCCTCGTACAGCAACAACGGCGGCGACTGCATCGAGGTCGCCACCAACCTGGTTGCCTCGCGCGGCGTGGTCCCCGTCCGTGACTCCAAGAACCCGAGTGGCCCGGTTCTGGACGTCACCGCCGGTGTGTTCGCTTCCTTCGTGGCAGGTGTCAAGGGCGGAGAGCTCGGAGCCGTCTGA
- a CDS encoding helix-turn-helix transcriptional regulator — translation MVNRKELNPEAGPEAAFGARLRRLREARGWIQDELAALIGYTGRHISAIETGRKPPTLRFTRSADAAFGIADTADSLEREWREMRHGSLLEGFPQYVGHEGRAVEIRIFNLGIVPGLLQTPEYARVLADSAVRRGAITPDQADERVAFLAERQAALVRPRPPMLFVTLDESCIRRPVGGSGVMKAQLAHLAEFAELPNTLLQVAPYEIGERRTFDLPMTLLTAPDRSVISYAESQAQGYVDRENSSVMPSLTAYHQLQAVSLSQEASVAMINQLRKGTP, via the coding sequence TTGGTAAACCGCAAGGAGTTGAATCCTGAAGCAGGCCCCGAGGCGGCTTTCGGGGCGCGGTTACGCAGATTACGCGAGGCTCGCGGCTGGATTCAGGACGAACTGGCCGCGCTGATCGGTTACACGGGCAGGCATATTTCGGCCATCGAAACTGGTCGCAAGCCGCCAACTCTGCGCTTCACACGCAGTGCTGATGCAGCGTTCGGGATAGCGGACACCGCTGACTCGTTGGAGCGCGAATGGCGTGAGATGCGGCACGGGTCGCTGCTGGAGGGCTTCCCGCAGTACGTGGGGCACGAGGGCCGGGCCGTGGAGATCCGTATCTTCAACCTTGGGATCGTTCCCGGTCTGCTTCAGACGCCCGAGTATGCACGGGTATTGGCGGACAGCGCCGTGCGTCGGGGCGCCATCACGCCCGACCAGGCGGATGAACGCGTCGCGTTCCTGGCCGAGCGACAGGCAGCACTCGTGCGGCCGCGGCCGCCCATGCTGTTTGTGACCCTGGATGAGAGCTGCATTCGTCGGCCCGTTGGCGGATCCGGCGTCATGAAAGCCCAGTTGGCGCATCTGGCCGAGTTCGCCGAGTTGCCCAACACTCTGCTGCAGGTGGCACCGTACGAGATAGGCGAGCGCCGCACGTTCGACCTACCCATGACCCTCCTGACGGCGCCGGATCGGTCCGTGATCAGCTACGCCGAGTCGCAGGCCCAGGGCTATGTGGACCGGGAGAACAGCTCCGTGATGCCCTCGTTGACGGCCTACCATCAACTCCAGGCCGTATCGCTGTCCCAAGAGGCGTCCGTGGCCATGATCAACCAGTTGCGAAAGGGCACCCCATGA
- a CDS encoding TetR/AcrR family transcriptional regulator, producing the protein MTDPLDTTSDRRPGGRTARIRAQVLDAVRAELAERGHEGLTVEGVATRAGVHRATVYRRWRDVGGLLVDVIDAAGEIDWQPPDTGSLCGDLTALNQEIQESLVVRPSFAVALMAASFHSEQAAQAQTRMWTDRYAQCEILVERAVGRGELPAPHTDARSLLIAATAPLYHQLVLLRADQDPHLPERAAQTAVLAAGAGAFSVRREESV; encoded by the coding sequence ATGACAGACCCACTGGACACCACGTCGGACCGCCGCCCGGGCGGTCGCACCGCCCGCATCCGCGCCCAGGTCCTCGACGCGGTGCGCGCCGAACTCGCTGAACGCGGTCACGAAGGACTCACGGTGGAGGGCGTCGCGACGCGGGCCGGAGTGCACCGCGCCACGGTCTACCGGCGTTGGCGCGATGTCGGCGGCCTGCTCGTCGACGTCATCGACGCCGCAGGCGAGATCGACTGGCAGCCGCCGGACACCGGCTCGCTGTGCGGCGATCTGACGGCCCTCAACCAGGAGATCCAGGAATCCCTGGTCGTGCGGCCGTCGTTCGCCGTCGCCCTGATGGCCGCCTCGTTCCACTCCGAACAGGCCGCGCAGGCCCAGACGCGGATGTGGACGGACCGGTACGCCCAGTGCGAGATCCTCGTCGAGCGCGCCGTCGGGCGCGGTGAACTCCCCGCACCGCACACGGACGCGCGGAGCCTGTTGATCGCCGCCACGGCGCCGCTCTACCACCAGCTCGTGCTCCTGCGTGCCGATCAGGACCCGCACCTCCCCGAACGGGCTGCGCAGACGGCAGTCCTGGCGGCTGGTGCGGGCGCCTTCTCCGTCCGTCGGGAAGAGAGCGTGTGA
- a CDS encoding CatB-related O-acetyltransferase, translating into MPPVPADPTVLHPMPEHPRVVLLKPLVKSPLIEVGDFSYYDDPDDPTAFETRNVLYHYGPERLVIGKYCALGTGTRFIMNGANHRMDGPSTFPFPTMGGSWAEHFDLITDLPGRGDTVVGNDVWFGHGATVMPGVRIGHGAIIAAGAVVTGDVPDYGIVGGNPARLIRTRYDAADIARLLAVAWWDWPVQHITRHVRTIMSGAVADLEEAAAQTGRS; encoded by the coding sequence ATGCCGCCCGTTCCCGCCGATCCCACCGTGCTCCACCCGATGCCCGAGCACCCGCGCGTGGTTCTGCTCAAACCGCTGGTGAAGTCGCCGCTGATCGAGGTCGGTGACTTCTCCTACTACGACGATCCGGACGATCCGACCGCGTTCGAGACGCGCAACGTCCTGTACCACTACGGTCCCGAGCGGCTTGTCATCGGCAAGTACTGCGCGCTGGGGACGGGCACCCGGTTCATCATGAACGGCGCCAACCACCGCATGGACGGCCCTTCCACCTTCCCGTTCCCCACCATGGGGGGCTCCTGGGCGGAGCACTTCGACCTGATCACCGACCTGCCCGGCCGGGGCGACACGGTCGTCGGCAACGACGTGTGGTTCGGCCACGGCGCCACGGTCATGCCCGGTGTACGCATCGGTCACGGCGCGATCATCGCCGCCGGCGCCGTGGTCACCGGCGACGTCCCCGATTACGGCATCGTCGGCGGCAATCCCGCCCGGCTCATCCGCACCCGCTACGACGCCGCGGACATCGCCCGGCTCCTCGCCGTGGCGTGGTGGGACTGGCCCGTGCAGCACATCACCCGGCACGTACGGACGATCATGTCGGGCGCCGTCGCCGACCTGGAGGAGGCCGCCGCGCAGACCGGCCGGTCCTGA
- a CDS encoding macrolide family glycosyltransferase, with amino-acid sequence MSRRPAHIAMVGVPIVSHVLPSLALIRELVARGHRVTYANDPFVADRIESAGAELVPCTSTLPVADNDWPADPIAAASLFLDDAVRALPQLRAAYDDDPADLYLYDIGAYAARALAEAQGRPLVQLSPTFVGWDGFQEEVAAQLRKLPGADAYQDRFARWLADCGATTTDVDTFSGPPARALALIPRAMQPHADRVDTGTVTFVGPCFAPRTDTDGWIRPAAAENVLLISLGSAYTHRPAFYRQCIAAFGDLPGWHVVLQIGKYTDPGELGAVPPNVEVHSWVPQRAILEQADAFITHAGMGGCGEGLLAGVPMIAVPQGAEQFMNADRLVELGVARRVDTDDATPETLRTALHDLVTDPERADRSQQLQAAARSEGGTPRAADLIETVLAAAGGRAL; translated from the coding sequence ATGTCCCGTCGCCCTGCCCACATCGCGATGGTCGGCGTCCCCATCGTCAGCCATGTCCTGCCCAGCCTCGCGCTCATCCGTGAGCTGGTGGCCCGCGGGCACCGGGTCACCTACGCCAACGACCCGTTCGTGGCCGACCGGATCGAGTCCGCCGGTGCGGAGCTGGTGCCGTGCACCTCCACGTTGCCCGTCGCGGACAACGACTGGCCTGCCGATCCCATCGCCGCGGCGAGCCTCTTCCTCGACGACGCCGTCCGGGCACTCCCGCAACTGCGCGCCGCCTACGACGACGATCCGGCCGATCTGTACCTCTACGACATCGGCGCCTATGCCGCGCGCGCCCTCGCCGAAGCGCAGGGGCGTCCCCTCGTGCAGCTGTCCCCGACGTTCGTCGGCTGGGACGGCTTCCAGGAGGAAGTCGCGGCGCAGCTGCGGAAGCTGCCGGGCGCCGACGCGTACCAGGACAGGTTCGCACGGTGGCTCGCCGACTGCGGTGCGACCACCACGGACGTGGACACGTTCTCCGGTCCGCCCGCCCGCGCGCTCGCCCTGATCCCGAGAGCGATGCAGCCGCACGCCGATCGGGTCGACACCGGCACGGTGACCTTCGTCGGCCCCTGCTTCGCCCCCCGGACGGACACGGACGGCTGGATCCGCCCGGCGGCCGCGGAGAACGTGCTGCTGATCTCGCTCGGCTCGGCGTACACGCACCGGCCAGCGTTCTACCGCCAGTGCATCGCGGCCTTCGGCGACCTGCCCGGCTGGCACGTCGTACTCCAGATCGGCAAGTACACCGACCCCGGGGAACTCGGCGCCGTCCCGCCCAACGTCGAAGTGCACTCCTGGGTCCCGCAGCGGGCGATCCTGGAACAGGCCGACGCCTTCATCACTCACGCCGGGATGGGCGGCTGCGGCGAGGGGCTCCTCGCCGGCGTTCCCATGATCGCCGTGCCGCAGGGAGCCGAGCAGTTCATGAACGCCGACCGGCTCGTGGAACTCGGCGTCGCCCGCCGTGTGGACACCGACGACGCCACCCCCGAAACCCTTCGCACGGCGCTGCACGACCTGGTCACGGACCCTGAACGTGCCGACCGGTCCCAGCAGTTGCAGGCCGCCGCCCGGAGCGAGGGCGGCACCCCGCGCGCCGCCGACCTCATCGAGACCGTGCTGGCCGCGGCCGGGGGCCGCGCGCTCTGA
- a CDS encoding MerR family transcriptional regulator yields MRHCERAGLLRPGRLPNGYRFYADSGIAAVGRIRALLAAGLPTRVI; encoded by the coding sequence TTGCGCCACTGCGAGCGGGCGGGACTGCTGCGGCCCGGACGACTGCCCAACGGCTATCGCTTCTACGCGGATTCCGGCATCGCCGCAGTGGGGCGGATCCGAGCCCTTCTTGCGGCCGGGCTGCCCACCCGCGTCATCTGA
- a CDS encoding LD-carboxypeptidase encodes MAPTELPQLLRPRALRPGDLVVIASLSGPLHAVYEPDLEQAVDELERMGFRVRRAPLLEAGRHHWWSAATPAETAREFNTLLRDPEVRAIIAHDGGQAVLGYLDLIDVEAIRADPKPILGYSDISLLHLVLHARTGLVGFHADLATPGLGGYWQAAPAARRAELQKLYSALLTGTEPIGALPATPSWECWRAGRAEGRLIGGVINRIVLAQATRYALPLERFDGAVLFWEEAGGQAAHVWSYLQVMRHGGILDRIGGMVVGVPHAIDGLDSPDASPTLPEMVLDALGDRDIPVLGNVEFGHAGPNLPMPVGVRVALDARQRTLSLLEPAVQRGRGRG; translated from the coding sequence ATGGCCCCTACCGAACTGCCTCAACTGCTTCGGCCTCGTGCCCTGAGGCCCGGAGATCTCGTCGTCATCGCCTCGCTGTCCGGGCCGCTCCATGCCGTGTACGAGCCCGATCTGGAGCAGGCGGTGGACGAGCTTGAGCGGATGGGATTCCGCGTGCGTCGGGCACCGCTGCTCGAAGCGGGGCGGCACCATTGGTGGAGCGCGGCCACGCCGGCCGAGACCGCCAGGGAATTCAATACTCTTCTGCGTGATCCCGAGGTGCGCGCCATCATCGCGCACGACGGCGGGCAGGCGGTGCTCGGCTACCTCGATCTGATCGACGTCGAGGCGATCAGGGCCGATCCCAAGCCGATTCTCGGGTACAGCGACATCTCGCTGCTGCATCTGGTGCTCCACGCGCGCACGGGTCTGGTCGGGTTCCACGCCGACCTGGCCACCCCCGGACTCGGCGGGTACTGGCAGGCCGCACCCGCGGCGCGCAGAGCGGAACTCCAGAAGCTCTACTCGGCGCTGCTGACCGGTACGGAGCCGATCGGTGCGCTGCCGGCCACCCCGTCGTGGGAGTGCTGGCGGGCCGGTCGCGCCGAAGGCCGGCTGATCGGCGGGGTGATCAACCGCATCGTGCTGGCGCAGGCGACGCGTTACGCGCTGCCGCTCGAACGGTTCGACGGGGCGGTGCTGTTCTGGGAGGAGGCGGGCGGCCAGGCAGCGCATGTGTGGAGCTATCTGCAGGTAATGCGGCACGGCGGCATCCTCGACCGGATCGGCGGCATGGTCGTGGGTGTCCCGCACGCGATCGACGGACTCGATTCGCCCGACGCGTCCCCGACCCTGCCCGAGATGGTCCTCGACGCCCTCGGCGACCGTGACATCCCGGTCCTGGGCAACGTCGAGTTCGGGCACGCCGGCCCGAATCTGCCGATGCCGGTCGGTGTCCGCGTCGCCCTCGACGCACGGCAGCGGACGCTGTCGCTGCTCGAACCGGCGGTACAACGAGGGCGCGGTCGTGGGTGA
- a CDS encoding M20 family metallopeptidase → MTSTSGAGVDDVLGGLDGIRADLEDFYRDLHAHPELGLAERRTASRVAERLRDWGYEVTEGIGTTGVVGVLANGDGPTVLLRADMDALPVKEDTGLPYASTVTTTGADGVELPVMHACGHDTHVTCMLGFARLMAASPKAWRGTLTVLFQPSEENGDGADAMVDDGLADRIPRPDVALGQHVLPYPAGYVGVRPGSFLAAADSLRITLYGRGGHGSMPQFAVDPVVLAALCVVRLQTVVSRELAATTPAVLTVGSIQAGASPNVIPDSAVILLNVRTYDETTRRQVLDAIGRCVRAEAVASNAPKEPRIEHITSFPATVNDADVAGRLAKAFAAHFGDDAGEIELQTASEDFSQIPRAFDAPFAYWGFGGADPEKFADAVKKNTVAQDIPVNHSPHFAPVMQPTLDTGVAALTVAALEWLGQGGSPAGQKGG, encoded by the coding sequence ATGACCAGCACCTCCGGCGCCGGCGTCGACGACGTACTCGGCGGCCTGGACGGCATCCGGGCCGATCTTGAGGACTTCTACCGGGACCTCCACGCCCATCCCGAGCTGGGTCTGGCCGAGCGGCGGACCGCGTCGCGGGTGGCCGAGCGGCTGCGGGACTGGGGATACGAGGTCACCGAGGGGATCGGCACCACCGGAGTGGTCGGTGTCCTGGCCAACGGCGACGGCCCCACCGTGCTGCTGCGCGCGGACATGGACGCGCTGCCGGTCAAGGAGGACACCGGGCTGCCGTACGCGTCGACGGTGACCACCACCGGCGCGGACGGGGTGGAACTGCCGGTGATGCACGCCTGCGGACACGACACCCATGTCACCTGCATGCTCGGCTTCGCCCGGCTGATGGCCGCTTCCCCGAAGGCGTGGCGGGGGACGCTGACCGTCCTGTTCCAGCCGTCGGAGGAGAACGGCGACGGCGCCGACGCGATGGTCGACGACGGCCTGGCCGACCGGATCCCCCGCCCGGACGTGGCTCTCGGCCAGCACGTCCTGCCGTATCCGGCGGGCTATGTGGGGGTGCGCCCCGGCTCGTTCCTGGCGGCGGCGGACAGTCTGCGCATCACGCTGTACGGGCGCGGCGGCCACGGTTCCATGCCGCAGTTCGCCGTCGACCCGGTGGTGCTCGCGGCGCTGTGCGTGGTGCGGCTCCAGACGGTCGTCTCCCGCGAGCTGGCCGCCACCACGCCCGCCGTGCTGACCGTCGGCAGCATCCAGGCGGGCGCGAGCCCGAACGTCATCCCCGACAGCGCTGTCATCCTGCTGAACGTCCGGACGTACGACGAGACGACCCGGCGCCAGGTGCTGGACGCGATCGGACGCTGCGTCCGGGCGGAGGCGGTCGCGTCGAACGCGCCGAAGGAGCCGCGGATCGAGCACATCACCTCGTTCCCGGCCACGGTGAACGACGCGGATGTCGCGGGGCGGCTCGCGAAGGCGTTCGCGGCGCACTTCGGCGACGACGCCGGTGAGATCGAACTCCAGACGGCCAGCGAGGACTTCAGTCAGATCCCGCGTGCCTTCGACGCGCCGTTCGCCTACTGGGGCTTCGGCGGCGCGGACCCGGAGAAGTTCGCCGACGCGGTGAAGAAGAACACGGTGGCCCAGGACATCCCGGTCAACCACAGCCCGCACTTCGCCCCGGTGATGCAGCCGACCCTGGACACGGGCGTCGCGGCGCTGACGGTCGCGGCACTGGAGTGGCTGGGCCAAGGGGGCAGTCCAGCCGGGCAGAAGGGCGGGTGA